A window of Streptomyces profundus genomic DNA:
ATGATCCAGAATCTGACCACCACCAGCACTTCGCTCCAGCCTTTCAGCTCGAAGTGGTGCTGGAGCGGTGCCATCTTGAAGACGCGTCTGCCGGTGAGTTTGAACGAGCCGACCTGGATCACCACGGACATGGTGATCAGCACGAAGAGTCCGCCGAGCACGGCGACCAGCAGCTCGGTGCGGGAGACGATGGCCAGGCCGGCGAGCGCGCCGCCCAGGGCCAGCGAGCCGGTGTCGCCCATGAAGATCTTGGCTGGTGAGGTGTTCCACCACAGGAAGCCGAAGAGCGCGCCCATCAGGGCCGACGCCACCACGGCCCCGTCGAGCGGATCTCGTACCTCGTAACAGCTCGCGCCGGCGGTGGCGAACTCGGCGCAGGTCTGGCCGTACTGCCAGACGCCGATGAAGACGTAGGCGCCGAAGACCATCACGGCGGCGCCGGTGGCCAGTCCGTCGAGTCCGTCGGTGAGGTTCACCCCGTTGGACATCGCCAGGATCATGAACAGGGCCCACAGCACGAAGAGCACCGGGCCGATGGACCAGCTGAAGTCCTGGGTGAAGGAGAGGTGGGTGGAGGCCGGTGTGAGGCCCCGGGAGTCGGCGAAGTTCAGCGAGAGGATCGCGAAGGCGACACCCACGATGAACTGGCCGAGCATCTTGGCGCCGGCCCGCAGGCCCAGGCTCCGCCGGCGGACGATCTTGATGTAGTCGTCGAGGAAGCCGACCAGGCCCATGCCGGCCATCAGGAAGAGCACCAGCAGCCCCGAGATGGTGGGCTGTGAGCTGGTGACGACCTTGGTGACCGTGTACGCGATCAGGGTGGCCAGGATGAACGCGATGCCGCCCATGGTCGGGGTGCCGCGTTTGCTGTGGTGGTCCCTCGGCCCGTCGTCCCTGATGTACTGGCCGTAGCCGCGGCGGGCGAGCACCTTGATCAGCAGCGGGGTGCCGACCAGGGTGAGGAAGAGCCCGATGGCTCCGGAGAAGAGGATCTGCCTCATCGGGCCGCGACCTCACCATCGACGTCGGCCGCCAACGTCAGGGCCACCTGTTCGAGCCCCACCGACCTGGACGCCTTCACCAACACCACGTCCCCCGGTCGTAGCTGACCACGCAGCAGCTCGACGGCTGCCTGAGCGTCGGACACACGCACCGACTCCTCACCCCACGAACCCTCGTTCTTGGCGCCCATGTCCAGCCAGGCGGCCTCGCGACCGCCCACGGACACAAGCCTGTTGACGTTGAGCCGGACGGCGAGCCGTCCGACGGCGTCGTGCTCGGCGAACGCGTCGTCGCCGAGCTCGGCCATCTCGCCGAGCACGGCCCAGGTGCGGCCACCCTCGTTCCTGGTGGTGCCGCCCATGTGGACCAGCGTGCGCAGCGCGGCGCGCATGGAGTCCGGGTTGGCGTTGT
This region includes:
- the mraY gene encoding phospho-N-acetylmuramoyl-pentapeptide-transferase codes for the protein MRQILFSGAIGLFLTLVGTPLLIKVLARRGYGQYIRDDGPRDHHSKRGTPTMGGIAFILATLIAYTVTKVVTSSQPTISGLLVLFLMAGMGLVGFLDDYIKIVRRRSLGLRAGAKMLGQFIVGVAFAILSLNFADSRGLTPASTHLSFTQDFSWSIGPVLFVLWALFMILAMSNGVNLTDGLDGLATGAAVMVFGAYVFIGVWQYGQTCAEFATAGASCYEVRDPLDGAVVASALMGALFGFLWWNTSPAKIFMGDTGSLALGGALAGLAIVSRTELLVAVLGGLFVLITMSVVIQVGSFKLTGRRVFKMAPLQHHFELKGWSEVLVVVRFWIIQGMCVIVGIGIFYGTWVADW